Below is a genomic region from Triticum dicoccoides isolate Atlit2015 ecotype Zavitan chromosome 5A, WEW_v2.0, whole genome shotgun sequence.
TCTGAAAATGAGCTAGCTTTGTCCCGCTTTCCTGCTCCAATCCTTGTCACAGGCACGCACCTGGCGATCCCTTGCCTTGCACCTCCGCTGCGGCGATCCCTTGCTGACATTCCGCACGTCGGCACCGACGCGACTAGCCCGGCTTTTACCTATTTTCGGGCCCTTTCCGCTTTATTCGCGATACGCTTTTGCCTCGGAAATCCGTCGACCTCGATCGAGATCGATTCGCGCGTGTGATGCCGACTAGTCGATCGATCTCGATCTCTCTCGATCGAACCAGCATCAAACGGTAAAGGGTAAAGCGCCGCCGCCGCACTGCGCAACCGTAAACATTCGCCGGTGACCGGACCGAGGCGTGCACAGCGGGGCCGCAGCTAGCTGGCCGCCGTAGCTAGCGTTCCGTGTTCACCGGACCGGAGGCGCTCGCGACAAAACCGCTCGCCGCTCTCACGGCGAGCCAACCAATAATCCTCGGCGCCGTAGGTCACGTGAATTTGCTGTAGCGGTTCACCATAGCTCGAGGACAAACGCTGGTAGCAGTGCAAGTAACGGCTAGTAGTAGCTAGCTAGCTCTGCACTGTGATCGCCGAGGCGCTGGAGCGGACGGTAGCAAAGCACGACAGCACGTACGTGCTGGGGCGTCCACGTTGCTTGGCGCTTTGTCGCCTTTTTCCTTTGAGGCGCACACTTGCTCTGACTGCCGCGCGCATCGGTGTGTGTGACCACCCGATGGCATTGGCATCGCTTGTGCGTGCGGCCCGTGCCTCTATATAAGGCAGGTCCCCGGGCTGGGCTGCTCACACACACCACACCAGCTATATCCCTCCCTCCCCCAACACCCTGACATCCGAGCTCTAGTCGGTCGATCCATGGAGGCTTCACGCAGGCTCCTCTCGGCGGCGCTCCTCCTCGTGCTGCTGCTCGCCGCCACAGGTACGTAGACGTACGCATAGCAGCGGTGCCGTCTGCCGGTGAGCTGTGTGGCACTTGGTTTGGTTCTGAACTTGTGAAGTTCTGATCTGAGTGGCGTTGCAGGGGAGCTGGGAGGGCCGGTGATGGTGGCGGAGGCGCGGACGTGCGAGTCGAGGAGCCACAGGTTCAGGGGGCCCTGCGTGCGCAGGTCCAACTGCGCCAACGTCTGCAAGACCGAGGGCTTCCCCGACGGCAAGTGCCGCGGATTCCGACGCCGCTGCTTCTGCACCACCCACTGCCACCATTAACAAGCCTCTCTCCTCCGGGTGATGCCTTCTTCCGCCTCGGCCTTCAGGGTGGCCTTTCTGCGAGCGTCCGTGCGTGTGCGTGTCCATGAATAAATCTTAGCTTGTCTCGGCAAGCTGGGTGCGAGTCCCTTGTTTGTTTTTTGTATGATTATTACCAGTGTGCATGCGTTGTTGTTTCTTGTTGGGTTTATGGGATTATCCCGGCCGGTCAATCCTTCTCTCATGTAGTAAGATTTTATTTTGGGCAAATCATGAATGTTGTATGCTTGTTCTCTCAGGCACTCACCCGCTCTGTATACAATTGGACATGCATGTCACATGGTACCTGTAGGTGTTGTGTGCATACTACACTTCCGTGTGATCGCGCCATGTGCAGTGGcagcttttttttttttgagacaaatgtGCAGTAGCAGCTGACACCCGGCGTTACGCATGCGCAAGGACCGCTGCTAGACCTGAGCATTTCTTGGGCCGGGCTTTAAAAAGCCCAGCcccgcaaatctaatcctgagccaTGCCCGGTCCAGAATAAACGAACACTAATCCTCAAaagcataaaataaaaataaaataaacgaACACTATTCTATTTTTCTATCCTTTTTCGGGTAATGAATAGTACTTATCTTCTATTGAAATTAATTAATTTTGTCATTTTCAAAATATATTCATATATTAGTATGTTTTAGAATGAAATCATATTTTtaatactagcacaaatgcccatgCGTTACAGCGGGAGAGAAAAAACACCACATCACTAACCCAATGACCCATCACGAGACATGACGACATCAACAAACTCCTTGAAATCCTCCACGCTGCCACGAGAGAAACAACATGTAAAGATGTGTTGCGAAAAAACTTAATCCTGTTAGTATTTCATAAATGTACTATAGGTGCATGCAATTTGAACCACATAAATATCTACCTAGTTGTGTGTATCTCCGAACGTCTTTGATGGTATTGCTTAGTGATGCCCAATAAATatcatattatatcaaaaaatggtAAAGTGCATTTTAGTACAACGTCCTTGTTTTACTATGGAGGTGACACCAATTTCCATGAACCAGTGTCGGCCAAGTTCATGGACTTGGTAGCGGAGCACAGTTCGTGTCACATGCTATTAGGAGAGTTGTACAAAGATCCTTCATCTCTGGCTAATATAATAAAGAAAAGTGCGGAGTTTGTGTCACATATAGCTGGGGCTCTGAGTCGGACTCTTAGTACTTTGGTGACGGGCGCTAGTGGGTTGAgcaaaaaataagagaaaatattTGCTCAGTTGTTAGGAAAACATAGCACATGACCAAAAATGAAGAGTTCTATTTTATGATTTAATCATAtattttttggggtgttacagttaaTATTTTGCTCTTGAGTTAAACAATTCCAACACATCGAATATTAGTATCACAATATCGCATCTTAATTCCTGACATCAACAATTCAGATATATAGAAATAGTTCACCCATGGCATGTGCGCGTAACACAACGCCTAGCAATTCAGCTACAAAAAAGCGGTTAAACAAATTTAGAAACAAAGAAAAAGTCATCAGTTCAGTAATTGAATAAGCCTCAGACCATGTAGAAAAACTATGATATTTTCTAGACATAATTACCAATGGTCCTCAATTAAACCACCAAAGAAAACAATTGTACGGTTAGTAAAGATGAACATTCATATTTTAGTAATCATGACTAACCTATGAGGGGCATATGTTATAGGTGGGTGGGATGATGATCCCACGGCAGAAGATGGAATCAAATGGTCAAAAATTTCAACTGTCTCAAGTGTCATACAAATTTAGTTCAGTTTTTACTAAAAACAATCTAATTAATTAGTCCGAGAGACTAAATGCTTTAGTTTTTAACAATTGGGGGTAAATGACCATTTGTAAACATTTGATATAGTTGAAATTGTGAGCACACGAAAGGacggaaaatatttttttttcaAGAAATCTACACTTCAATTTTTTTACCATTTGGCATAAAGCCAAAGGCAACTGCAAGATTTGTTCCTTTAAAAACTTTACTTGTCTGACGCCGTGTGTGGGCTTCTTATTGATCTTCTAATCAGCATCTCCTTGAGAGATCCAGCGCTTGGTATGACGTTGTTTAATTGGCAAGTGCTCCAACGCATGCATCCCACTTTCCTTCTTTACGTTTCCTTCTACTTTCTTTCTCTCTCCTCCTATTTTTTCCTCTTTCCTCTTTATTATTTCCTTATTTTTTCTTCCTCTCTCATTTATTCTTTCATTCTATCAGTTTCTTACGCATGCATCCCTCTTTCCGTATTTATTTCTCCtttctattttctttctctttCCTTTATTCTTTCCTCCAATTTCCTCTGTATTTTCCTGTCACACCTGAAATCCCTAATTCCTTCTTCATTCTTTCTCTTTCCTTCCTTATTACGGTACATCTATTTCCTTATTAATTCCCGAGACGCCTTCTTAATGGCTAGAAAAATCCAGGgcgtatctctatctctactacctaaaagaaacagagtgttccgtttcccctcttacgtTGCCCCCTCTTCGTCCAACCTCTCGTACGACCCCCTCTCCTTTGTAGCGATTTTCTTTCCCCCTGCACCGGTTTTCTCCCTGCCGGTTTTATCATCATCACGTAAGGTAACCAGACGCAATCAATTTGTCACTGGATGGAATGTTTAGTATACGATACAATACAATAAAACGGAGCGATATCTCTGGCGATTTTCTTGCTCCCGATATTTCTGCATGCGATAGTGTAATGGTGCTAGCATCAGAAGGAGGCAATCACGTGTATGTAGGGAATATAATCACGGAGATTGCAGGGCAGTTAAGGCCGTGTCTCACATGCAGGAAGGAATTCCCGAATTCAGCGGAAGAGAAGACGACGTCTGCCTCAAGATCGCCTCAAGATCGTCCTCTAGATCACATGCAGGAAGGAATTCCCGAATAAACAAGTTTTGTTTTTTTCGGACAAACCAGGATCAATCTTTGGTAACACATTCAATTCTCA
It encodes:
- the LOC119303971 gene encoding defensin Ec-AMP-D2-like, which encodes MEASRRLLSAALLLVLLLAATGELGGPVMVAEARTCESRSHRFRGPCVRRSNCANVCKTEGFPDGKCRGFRRRCFCTTHCHH